One Isoptericola dokdonensis DS-3 genomic window, CGGTCCCCCGGACGTCGGGGTGGCAGACGACGCGACCGATGCGCTGGGTGTCACCGTCGTCCAGCACGCGGGCCGTCCCGACCACGCGACCGTCGTCCAGCAGCAGCACGTGCCGGGTCCCGGGCTCCAGGTCGCGTCCGTCCAGGTCGGGGTACGCGCACTCCTGCTCGACGACGAACACGTCCTGCCGCAACCGCCACATCCCGTACGCGGTGCGGGGGTCGAGGGCGTCGAGGGTCTGCACGAGGATCTGCACGCGCACATGCTCGCACGGGTCACGGCCTCGGGTCCGCGTCCGTCGACGTCCCGGCCGACAGCACTCGGCCGTCCATCGGGACCGTGTGCTCCGCCGTCGCTCACCCTGCTTCGGGATGCGTGAGCTTCCGCAGCGGGGATCGACGTCACGCTGCGGTGTCTCACGCATGGTGCCGCCATGCGCGAGGTTCCGCGGCCCAGATCGACGGCGGGCCGACCCTTGTCACGCATCGTGCCGTGATGCGTGAGGTACGACGACGTCGGGACCGCGCTGCTCGGAGTTCCGCGG contains:
- a CDS encoding GNAT family N-acetyltransferase — encoded protein: MQILVQTLDALDPRTAYGMWRLRQDVFVVEQECAYPDLDGRDLEPGTRHVLLLDDGRVVGTARVLDDGDTQRIGRVVCHPDVRGTGASGDLMRAAVDAATHAAPDQDVVLGAQSPLVGFYGRFGFVADGPEYLEDDIPHTPMRLRR